In a genomic window of Salegentibacter salegens:
- a CDS encoding N-formylglutamate amidohydrolase, with amino-acid sequence MKLVLTCEHAFNRIPKEYNDLFLNAEDTLNSHRGYDPGALDLFKELKVLADFKEFQQTGRLLVEVNRSKGHPNLFSEFTGKISLQEKTEILENYYFPYRNSIEKAISAFIREGEKVLHFSVHTFTPELNGIIRNTEIGLLYDPARPREKEFSKKFKQNLKNQNPELKIRFNYPYLGRADGFTTYLRKKFPDNYIGIELEVNQKFVHNNKMDSVFKKQLFTALKASY; translated from the coding sequence TTGAAACTGGTTTTAACCTGCGAACACGCTTTTAATAGAATTCCGAAGGAATACAATGACTTATTTTTAAATGCTGAAGATACGCTGAACTCACATCGAGGTTATGACCCTGGTGCTTTGGATTTGTTTAAAGAATTAAAAGTGTTAGCCGATTTTAAAGAATTTCAACAAACTGGGAGGCTTTTGGTTGAAGTAAATAGATCTAAAGGGCATCCCAACTTATTCTCTGAGTTTACCGGAAAAATATCCCTTCAGGAGAAAACAGAAATTTTAGAAAACTATTATTTTCCTTACCGAAACTCTATTGAAAAAGCTATTTCAGCATTTATTAGAGAAGGGGAGAAAGTGTTGCATTTTTCGGTACATACTTTTACACCAGAATTAAATGGTATAATAAGAAATACAGAAATTGGATTGCTGTACGACCCTGCAAGACCGAGGGAAAAAGAATTCAGTAAAAAATTTAAGCAGAATTTAAAGAATCAAAATCCTGAATTGAAAATCAGGTTTAATTATCCATATTTGGGTAGAGCAGATGGTTTTACTACTTACCTACGTAAGAAATTCCCGGACAATTATATTGGCATTGAGCTGGAAGTAAACCAAAAATTTGTGCATAATAATAAAATGGATTCAGTTTTTAAGAAACAGCTATTTACAGCTTTAAAAGCTTCTTATTAA
- a CDS encoding OsmC family protein produces MIRNGSAVWKGNLKEGKGTVSTQSGVLKESQYSFKTRFEDGIGTNPEELIGAAHAGCFTMQLSANLTEEGFAPDELETKSEITFEDGAVKKSHLILKAKVKGIDKAQFEKVAKDAKENCPISKLLNTQITLESELIQ; encoded by the coding sequence ATGATAAGAAATGGAAGCGCAGTTTGGAAAGGCAACCTTAAGGAAGGAAAAGGAACGGTAAGCACGCAAAGTGGCGTTTTAAAAGAATCGCAATATTCTTTTAAAACAAGGTTTGAAGACGGAATTGGCACCAACCCCGAAGAACTTATAGGTGCCGCACATGCCGGTTGTTTTACCATGCAACTCTCGGCTAATCTTACTGAAGAAGGTTTTGCACCCGATGAGTTAGAAACTAAATCTGAAATTACTTTTGAAGATGGCGCTGTGAAAAAATCGCATTTAATTTTAAAGGCAAAAGTAAAAGGAATTGATAAAGCACAATTCGAAAAAGTTGCCAAAGACGCTAAAGAAAATTGCCCAATTTCAAAATTACTAAATACCCAAATCACTTTAGAGTCTGAATTGATTCAATAG
- a CDS encoding FKBP-type peptidyl-prolyl cis-trans isomerase yields the protein MSQVKANDTVKVHYTGKLADGQVFDSSVERGEPIEFTMGQGQLIPGFEKGLIDMKVNEKKTINIPKEEAYGEPREELVQEVEKSQLPEEIKPEVGMGLVSKSPDGQEMNLVVKDVKDETIVVDGNHPLAGKDLVFDLEVVEIK from the coding sequence ATGAGTCAAGTAAAAGCAAATGACACGGTAAAGGTACATTACACAGGTAAACTAGCTGACGGGCAGGTTTTTGACAGCTCTGTAGAAAGAGGTGAGCCTATAGAATTTACTATGGGACAAGGACAGCTTATCCCTGGTTTTGAGAAAGGCCTTATCGATATGAAAGTGAACGAGAAGAAAACCATAAATATTCCTAAAGAAGAAGCTTACGGGGAGCCAAGAGAAGAGCTTGTGCAAGAAGTTGAAAAAAGCCAACTTCCTGAAGAAATTAAGCCGGAAGTAGGAATGGGGCTTGTTTCTAAAAGTCCTGATGGGCAGGAAATGAACCTTGTGGTTAAAGATGTAAAAGACGAAACGATTGTGGTAGATGGAAATCACCCACTTGCAGGAAAAGATCTGGTATTTGATCTTGAAGTAGTAGAGATCAAATAA
- a CDS encoding Gfo/Idh/MocA family protein: MKKDETSKSNSRRSFLKTTALATAGISIIPRHVMGGAGFLAPSDKLVIAGIGVGGKGESDINSFYQSGKADIGFLCDVDKKRAANSVARFPKAKFYTDYREMLEKEAKNIDAVSISTPDHGHAVQALAAMELGKPVYVQKPLTHDIYEARQLTEAAEKYKVVTQMGNQGASGDGVRKMREWYDADLIGKVHTVYVWTDRPVWPQGIPWPKGKTTAVPEGLDWDLWLNTAPKREYIEGLVPFNWRGWWDYGTGALGDMGCHLIEAPYRVLGLGHPKDVQCSVGSVYVDEFKRGYFPESCPPSSHAVMTFPKTDKTNKDVTLHWMDGGIKPKRPEELGPNETFGDGGNGVLFIGDKGKMMCGTYGRNPRLLPTSKTDEVNVAEKYDRVPGGEEGHYAQWVEGAIAGYGKKELSSPFEIAGPLTETLLIANLAIRGYDVRNEKKRDNGDTYFEYPGRDIKMLWNSEEMRVTNFDEANQFVRRDYRDGWKLS; this comes from the coding sequence ATGAAAAAAGATGAAACCTCTAAATCTAATTCCAGAAGAAGTTTTTTAAAGACAACTGCGTTAGCCACCGCAGGAATTAGCATTATTCCCAGGCACGTAATGGGAGGCGCCGGTTTTTTAGCCCCGAGTGATAAATTAGTGATTGCGGGAATTGGAGTAGGAGGAAAAGGTGAAAGTGATATTAATAGCTTTTATCAATCAGGTAAAGCCGATATTGGTTTTTTATGCGATGTTGATAAGAAAAGAGCTGCAAATTCTGTAGCACGTTTCCCAAAAGCTAAATTCTATACCGATTACCGGGAAATGTTAGAAAAGGAAGCCAAAAATATAGATGCGGTTTCTATTTCAACACCAGACCATGGTCACGCTGTGCAGGCCTTAGCCGCTATGGAACTCGGGAAACCGGTATATGTTCAAAAACCGCTTACCCACGATATTTACGAAGCCAGGCAATTAACTGAAGCTGCAGAAAAATATAAAGTGGTTACCCAAATGGGAAACCAGGGAGCTTCTGGTGATGGCGTAAGAAAAATGCGCGAGTGGTATGATGCCGATCTTATAGGAAAAGTACATACCGTTTATGTGTGGACAGATAGACCGGTTTGGCCGCAGGGAATTCCGTGGCCAAAAGGAAAAACAACCGCAGTGCCTGAAGGTTTAGACTGGGATTTATGGTTAAATACCGCTCCTAAGAGAGAATATATAGAAGGTTTGGTTCCGTTTAACTGGCGTGGCTGGTGGGATTATGGTACCGGTGCACTTGGCGATATGGGTTGCCATTTAATTGAAGCGCCATACCGTGTTTTAGGCCTGGGCCATCCAAAAGATGTGCAGTGTAGCGTTGGAAGTGTGTATGTAGATGAATTTAAAAGAGGTTATTTCCCCGAAAGTTGCCCACCTTCAAGTCATGCGGTAATGACGTTCCCTAAAACCGACAAAACCAATAAAGATGTAACCTTGCATTGGATGGACGGTGGGATTAAACCAAAGAGACCGGAAGAACTTGGCCCAAATGAAACTTTTGGTGATGGTGGCAACGGCGTATTATTTATTGGCGATAAAGGAAAAATGATGTGTGGTACTTACGGTAGAAATCCACGTTTATTGCCAACTTCAAAAACCGATGAAGTAAATGTTGCTGAGAAATATGATCGCGTTCCCGGTGGGGAAGAAGGCCATTATGCACAATGGGTAGAAGGCGCAATTGCCGGCTACGGAAAAAAAGAACTGAGTTCTCCTTTTGAAATTGCAGGGCCACTAACTGAAACTTTATTAATTGCCAATTTAGCCATTAGAGGGTATGATGTTAGAAATGAAAAGAAACGTGATAATGGAGATACCTATTTTGAATATCCCGGGCGTGATATAAAAATGCTTTGGAACTCAGAAGAAATGCGCGTTACTAATTTTGATGAAGCCAATCAATTTGTGCGTAGAGACTATCGCGATGGCTGGAAGTTGAGTTAA
- a CDS encoding 3D domain-containing protein: protein MKAGIIVFLIVIYFGFLACNFNNKESEPTTVWDTLEVTASAYNSLSWQTGAGGANITAWGDTLKPGLRAIAVSRDLIKKGLEHNTQVKIEGFDSVFLVKDKMHYRWKNKIDIYMDEDVQKAREFGRKKLKIYYEVPIDSISKNKNTKE, encoded by the coding sequence ATGAAAGCCGGGATAATAGTTTTTTTAATAGTTATTTATTTCGGCTTTTTAGCTTGTAATTTTAATAATAAAGAGTCGGAGCCGACAACCGTTTGGGATACACTGGAAGTTACCGCTTCAGCCTATAATTCCCTTAGCTGGCAAACCGGTGCCGGTGGTGCAAATATAACTGCCTGGGGAGATACTTTAAAACCCGGTTTAAGAGCAATCGCAGTTTCCAGGGATTTAATCAAAAAAGGGTTAGAGCATAATACGCAGGTTAAAATTGAAGGTTTTGACAGCGTTTTTCTTGTAAAAGATAAAATGCATTACCGCTGGAAAAACAAAATTGACATCTACATGGACGAGGATGTACAAAAAGCCAGGGAATTTGGTCGTAAAAAATTAAAGATCTATTATGAGGTTCCAATAGATTCAATTTCAAAGAATAAAAACACAAAAGAATAA
- a CDS encoding transporter substrate-binding domain-containing protein, whose product MIKKYFFLFSLLISSFSFNAQQAPDSLDFSKTLVIGVTPTPPFVMKENGEYAGLSIEAWELVNEELEFNYKFKEYASLGDLLNAIENNEVDFSINPVTVTDNRMERMDFSQPYFISHTGVAKRSESQVFSYLANLFSWNFISAILILLAVIFIFGFLVWIFERKKNAEEFGGGSRGILEGFWWSAVTMTTVGYGDKSPRTTGGRIIGLIWMFMAIIIISSLTAGIASSLTVQTMNDEITGVQDLSNFEVTTVRSSSAQELLNLYNIQHTEVMSEKEGMELLKNKETKLFVYDEPILRYELKRSGLEDDIEVLPKTLKKDYYGYSFPKNSVLLNKIDPILIGVMKTMEWNTIMAEYE is encoded by the coding sequence ATGATTAAAAAATACTTTTTTCTATTTAGCCTATTAATTTCAAGTTTCAGTTTTAATGCGCAACAGGCTCCAGATAGCCTGGATTTCTCAAAAACACTCGTAATTGGTGTTACCCCAACACCTCCTTTTGTGATGAAGGAAAATGGGGAATACGCCGGACTTAGCATTGAGGCCTGGGAATTGGTAAATGAAGAGCTAGAATTTAATTATAAGTTTAAAGAATATGCTTCCCTGGGCGATTTATTAAACGCTATAGAAAACAACGAAGTAGATTTTAGTATTAATCCGGTTACGGTTACCGATAACCGAATGGAGCGAATGGATTTTTCCCAGCCTTATTTTATATCGCATACCGGTGTAGCCAAAAGAAGTGAATCTCAGGTTTTTAGTTATTTAGCCAACTTATTTAGCTGGAATTTTATTTCAGCAATACTTATTTTATTAGCGGTAATTTTCATTTTTGGCTTTCTGGTTTGGATCTTTGAGCGTAAAAAGAATGCCGAAGAGTTTGGTGGCGGTTCCCGCGGAATTCTCGAAGGTTTTTGGTGGAGCGCCGTTACTATGACAACGGTGGGTTATGGAGATAAATCGCCCAGAACTACCGGCGGGCGTATAATTGGCTTAATCTGGATGTTTATGGCTATAATTATTATTTCCAGTTTAACAGCCGGAATTGCTTCATCTCTAACCGTTCAAACTATGAACGATGAAATTACAGGTGTACAGGATCTCTCTAATTTTGAAGTTACAACTGTAAGAAGCAGCAGTGCCCAGGAATTATTAAATCTCTACAATATTCAGCATACCGAAGTTATGAGCGAAAAAGAGGGAATGGAGCTTTTAAAAAATAAAGAAACGAAGCTTTTTGTTTACGATGAGCCCATTTTACGCTATGAATTAAAAAGAAGCGGATTGGAAGATGATATTGAAGTCCTCCCAAAAACCCTAAAAAAAGATTATTACGGGTATAGCTTTCCAAAGAATTCGGTATTATTAAATAAGATAGATCCTATTCTCATTGGAGTTATGAAAACAATGGAATGGAACACTATTATGGCCGAATATGAATAA
- a CDS encoding NHL repeat-containing protein: MKLHRIKLVFLCLFICSGVYAQSTSATLIKKVDGFSHPESVVFNDDKNEYYISNMADEIAGDGFISRVSAEGEIIELKWIDGLKDPKGLLVKDGKVYVTNNTEVIEISIENSEITKRIEVEGAKSLNDITADAAGNIFISDSGKSAIYLIPNDTPNMLMVPENEDGDIIEYLNTTRLEYVNGLYAHKDYLYAAAWGENTNGNFLKIDMDTREIEKVSKKGIGNLDGVQPVGDDAFYISDWATGTIYLIEKDGELKEVLTSEKSSGDILFDAEKNQLVLPMNFQNSVWWYQLQ, encoded by the coding sequence ATGAAGCTACATAGAATAAAACTCGTTTTTTTATGCCTATTTATTTGCAGTGGCGTTTATGCCCAAAGTACTTCTGCTACTTTAATAAAAAAAGTAGATGGATTTAGCCATCCCGAATCAGTGGTTTTTAATGACGATAAAAATGAATATTATATCTCGAATATGGCCGATGAAATAGCCGGAGACGGATTTATTTCCCGGGTTTCTGCTGAAGGAGAAATTATTGAGCTAAAATGGATAGATGGTTTAAAAGATCCAAAAGGTTTGCTGGTAAAAGATGGTAAAGTTTATGTTACCAATAATACTGAAGTGATTGAAATTAGTATTGAAAATTCAGAAATAACAAAGCGTATAGAAGTTGAAGGTGCCAAATCCTTAAATGATATTACCGCAGACGCTGCAGGAAATATTTTTATTTCAGATTCAGGCAAAAGTGCTATTTATTTAATACCCAACGATACTCCAAATATGTTGATGGTTCCTGAAAATGAAGATGGCGATATTATTGAATATTTGAACACTACAAGGTTGGAATATGTAAACGGTCTTTATGCTCACAAAGATTATCTTTACGCTGCTGCCTGGGGAGAAAATACGAACGGAAATTTCCTAAAAATTGATATGGATACCCGCGAGATCGAAAAAGTATCTAAAAAAGGAATTGGCAATTTAGACGGCGTTCAACCAGTTGGTGATGATGCCTTTTATATTTCAGATTGGGCTACTGGTACAATTTATCTTATTGAGAAAGACGGGGAACTTAAAGAAGTATTAACTTCAGAAAAAAGCTCTGGGGATATTTTATTTGATGCTGAAAAAAATCAATTGGTTTTACCTATGAATTTTCAAAACTCGGTTTGGTGGTACCAACTTCAATAA
- a CDS encoding aspartate kinase, whose amino-acid sequence MKVLKFGGTSVGSVESIRNVKNILASREGKKVLVLSAMAGVTNKLVEITENIKLGDHSAINSIIAELKQKHESTIDELIDKPGLNSYAKAFVNNVLEGLQEISRNKYSEKVYAEVVTTGETMLTYIFSTFLTNSGIQNNFLDAKDFMQVSNLENPDTDLVGKLFQQNIENLEPTDIYITQGFVRINAQNNISTLKRGGSDYSATILAAAVQADEVQIWTDIDGFHNNDPRYVENTHAIAELSFEEAAELAYFGAKILHPQTISPVIKRQIPLFLKNTFTPDLPGTKISAEIHSRGLKAISAKDGITAIKIKSNRMLMAHGFLKKIFEVFDKYETAIDMITTSEIAISLTIDDDRNLDVILEELNAYGEITVEKDHSIICIVGEGLIEDKSTSRLFELLNDIPVRMISYGGSDNNISLLVDTKNKIQTLQGLNHKLFEEQQVPQFV is encoded by the coding sequence ATGAAAGTATTAAAGTTTGGTGGTACTTCAGTAGGATCTGTAGAAAGCATTAGGAATGTTAAGAACATATTAGCTTCAAGAGAAGGAAAGAAAGTTCTTGTACTTTCGGCAATGGCCGGGGTGACTAATAAACTGGTAGAAATTACCGAAAATATTAAGCTTGGAGATCATTCAGCTATTAATTCTATTATTGCTGAATTAAAACAAAAGCACGAATCTACTATAGATGAACTTATAGACAAACCTGGGTTGAATTCTTATGCCAAAGCTTTTGTGAACAATGTGCTTGAAGGTTTACAGGAAATTAGCCGCAATAAATATTCTGAAAAGGTTTACGCTGAAGTTGTGACCACCGGTGAGACTATGCTTACCTATATTTTCTCTACTTTTCTTACCAATTCAGGAATTCAAAATAACTTCCTGGATGCCAAAGATTTTATGCAGGTTTCAAACCTGGAAAACCCTGATACAGATTTAGTTGGTAAATTATTTCAGCAGAATATAGAAAACCTGGAACCCACTGATATTTACATTACCCAGGGTTTTGTAAGAATTAATGCGCAAAATAATATTAGCACCTTAAAACGAGGTGGAAGCGATTACAGCGCAACAATACTTGCCGCAGCAGTTCAGGCTGATGAAGTTCAAATTTGGACTGATATTGATGGATTTCATAATAACGATCCTCGTTACGTTGAAAATACCCACGCAATTGCCGAATTGAGTTTTGAGGAAGCTGCCGAGCTCGCTTATTTTGGCGCAAAAATTTTGCACCCGCAAACGATCTCTCCGGTTATAAAAAGACAGATTCCATTATTTCTAAAAAATACGTTTACTCCCGATCTCCCCGGAACTAAAATTTCAGCTGAAATTCATTCCCGCGGACTTAAAGCAATTTCAGCAAAAGATGGAATAACTGCCATTAAAATTAAATCGAACCGAATGTTAATGGCGCACGGTTTCCTTAAAAAGATTTTTGAAGTTTTTGATAAATACGAGACCGCAATAGATATGATTACCACTTCAGAAATTGCCATTTCCCTAACCATTGACGACGATAGGAATTTAGATGTAATTCTGGAAGAATTAAACGCTTACGGCGAGATAACAGTAGAGAAAGATCACAGTATTATTTGTATTGTTGGCGAGGGACTTATTGAAGATAAAAGCACGAGCCGCTTATTCGAATTATTAAATGATATTCCTGTGAGAATGATTTCTTATGGCGGAAGCGATAACAATATTTCTTTACTCGTAGATACCAAAAATAAGATACAAACCCTGCAGGGTTTAAACCATAAATTGTTTGAGGAGCAACAAGTACCTCAATTTGTTTGA
- a CDS encoding glycosyltransferase family 4 protein, translated as MSLPKSRLLVIGCVWPEPNSSAAGSRMLQLLQFFLAENYKITFVTTSARSEFAVDLEKMNITSEVIKMNHPSFDEMLKRISPDLVLFDRFMTEEQFGWRVDEICPEAVKILDTEDLHFLRKTRIEAFKKNIPAEEIYFDADITKREIASIYRCDLSLIISEVEMKLLQKEFNIPQNLLHYLPFLLEPISEEEKLSLPAFKNRKDFISIGNFLHEPNWNAVLYLKEKIWPLIRQELPDAKLNIYGSYPSQKIWNLHNEKEGFIVQGRAENAEIVMKNAKVCLAPIQFGAGLKGKLIQAMQCGTPSITTAIGAEGIAGALDWNGFITNQPKDFAQKAVQLYSEENLWENSAENGFRIINSRFNKEAFQHKLSERLLNLIQNIATYRQKNFIGKMLQHHQHRSTYFMAKFIEEKEKR; from the coding sequence ATGAGCTTACCCAAAAGTCGCCTACTTGTAATTGGCTGTGTGTGGCCCGAACCTAATTCTTCTGCCGCCGGTAGCCGAATGCTGCAATTACTCCAATTTTTTCTCGCTGAAAATTATAAAATCACCTTTGTAACTACCTCAGCTCGTAGCGAATTTGCTGTAGATTTAGAAAAGATGAATATCACTTCGGAAGTGATAAAAATGAACCATCCTTCTTTTGATGAAATGCTGAAAAGAATCTCCCCAGATTTAGTGCTTTTTGATCGGTTTATGACTGAAGAGCAATTTGGCTGGAGAGTAGATGAAATTTGCCCTGAAGCGGTGAAAATATTAGATACTGAAGATCTTCATTTTCTACGAAAAACACGCATAGAAGCTTTTAAAAAAAATATTCCCGCAGAAGAAATTTATTTTGATGCCGATATCACCAAAAGGGAAATCGCGAGTATTTATCGCTGCGACCTGAGCTTAATAATTTCTGAAGTTGAAATGAAATTACTTCAGAAGGAATTTAATATACCTCAAAACCTTTTGCATTATCTGCCTTTTCTGCTCGAACCAATTTCCGAAGAAGAAAAGTTAAGTCTGCCAGCATTTAAAAACCGAAAAGACTTTATAAGCATTGGTAATTTCTTACACGAACCCAACTGGAATGCGGTTTTATATTTAAAAGAAAAAATCTGGCCTTTAATTAGACAGGAACTTCCAGATGCTAAGCTCAACATTTACGGGTCTTATCCTTCGCAAAAAATCTGGAACCTTCACAACGAAAAAGAAGGTTTTATCGTACAGGGCCGTGCCGAAAATGCTGAAATAGTAATGAAAAACGCTAAAGTCTGTCTCGCACCCATACAATTTGGCGCCGGTTTAAAAGGAAAGCTCATACAGGCAATGCAATGTGGAACGCCTTCGATAACTACAGCTATTGGAGCCGAAGGAATTGCCGGAGCGCTTGATTGGAATGGCTTTATAACAAACCAGCCGAAAGATTTTGCCCAAAAAGCCGTACAGTTATATTCTGAAGAAAATCTTTGGGAAAATTCGGCAGAAAATGGTTTTAGAATAATTAATTCAAGATTTAATAAAGAGGCATTTCAGCATAAACTTTCAGAAAGATTATTAAACCTCATTCAAAATATAGCTACCTACAGGCAAAAGAATTTTATAGGGAAAATGCTTCAGCATCATCAACATAGAAGTACTTATTTTATGGCTAAATTTATTGAAGAAAAGGAAAAAAGATAA
- a CDS encoding SLC13 family permease, with protein MSIEIAILFFIIIVVIVLFALEVFPVDKIAFFILAALLLTNIVSPEEAISGFSSPATITVLALMIIAIGLETNGVIDWLASGLKNLRFLPIFIMVPVFMFIAGSISAFINTTAVVIVFIKIITELSAKYDIPNSKLLLPISFAGIIGGSCTLMGTSTNLIVNAVAIDRGIERFGFFEFTWYGVIFLIITIVIVSALVKLLPKTKKTKITEDYNLDEYITKVIITKNSGVIGKSISETFLYDNDDIEVLRLKRNGIINDRPGKFTSLKENDQLLLRCNLENLIKLKDADGFTVIKDEDNRKLADPITDSEELEENVQVVEILMLPNSPLIGKSIKTVGWYDLHGAVPLAIRKRRNFRNPRRRIFNRGKDEIELRVGDRLLVEVSESALDELQKIENVTILQQHKNIEITTKTKKYLSLAILLVVIGLSAFSIFPILKSALIGCFLMIFTKCIDLGKIYSQVNWQIIFLLAGMIPLGVAMNNTGADQWISDQLLLLFENRTDTIVIGILFLVTMVLSGFISNNATAIIITPIAISIAASMQMDPKPFILSVLFASNFSFFTPVGYQTNTIIYGMGIYRFRHFFIIGGIVSLVLWVTASLLLSASL; from the coding sequence ATGAGCATCGAGATAGCCATATTGTTTTTTATTATAATTGTGGTGATAGTTTTGTTTGCCCTGGAAGTCTTCCCTGTAGATAAAATTGCTTTCTTTATCCTTGCAGCTCTATTATTAACTAATATTGTTAGTCCCGAAGAAGCTATTTCTGGCTTTTCAAGTCCTGCTACCATTACAGTGCTGGCTCTAATGATTATTGCTATAGGCCTGGAAACAAATGGGGTTATAGATTGGCTTGCCAGCGGGCTTAAGAATTTACGCTTTCTTCCAATATTTATTATGGTACCTGTTTTTATGTTTATAGCAGGGAGTATTTCAGCATTTATCAATACCACGGCGGTAGTGATTGTTTTTATTAAAATTATCACAGAATTATCGGCTAAATACGATATTCCAAATTCAAAATTGCTTTTACCAATTTCTTTCGCTGGAATTATAGGCGGAAGTTGCACGCTTATGGGTACTTCTACCAACCTTATTGTTAATGCGGTAGCAATAGATCGTGGAATAGAACGTTTCGGGTTTTTTGAATTTACCTGGTATGGCGTGATTTTTTTGATCATCACCATAGTAATTGTGAGTGCGCTGGTAAAATTGCTTCCCAAAACCAAAAAGACGAAAATCACCGAGGATTATAACCTGGACGAATATATCACCAAAGTAATTATCACAAAAAATTCTGGAGTAATTGGTAAGAGTATTAGTGAGACCTTTTTGTATGATAATGACGATATTGAAGTACTAAGGCTTAAGCGAAATGGGATTATTAACGACCGTCCCGGGAAGTTTACCAGCCTTAAAGAAAACGATCAGCTTTTATTACGCTGTAATCTTGAAAACCTTATAAAACTAAAAGATGCTGACGGTTTTACAGTTATAAAAGACGAAGACAATAGAAAACTAGCCGATCCTATTACTGACTCTGAAGAACTGGAAGAAAATGTACAGGTGGTAGAAATTTTGATGCTCCCCAACTCCCCACTTATAGGAAAAAGTATAAAAACAGTGGGTTGGTATGACCTTCACGGCGCTGTTCCGCTGGCGATTAGAAAACGAAGAAATTTTAGAAACCCGAGAAGACGAATTTTTAATCGAGGAAAAGATGAAATTGAATTAAGGGTTGGAGACCGTTTGTTGGTTGAAGTTAGCGAAAGCGCCCTGGACGAACTTCAAAAGATTGAAAATGTAACTATTTTACAACAGCACAAGAATATTGAAATTACTACCAAAACCAAAAAATATCTTTCGCTGGCAATTTTATTAGTAGTGATCGGGCTTTCGGCATTTTCAATTTTTCCAATTCTAAAAAGCGCCCTTATAGGCTGTTTTTTAATGATCTTCACCAAGTGTATAGATCTCGGTAAAATTTATTCCCAGGTAAACTGGCAAATTATTTTCCTCCTGGCAGGTATGATTCCCCTTGGCGTGGCGATGAATAACACCGGCGCCGACCAATGGATATCAGACCAGTTACTACTGTTGTTTGAAAATAGAACCGATACTATTGTTATTGGAATCTTGTTCCTGGTTACGATGGTTTTAAGCGGATTTATCTCCAATAATGCCACGGCTATTATTATCACGCCTATCGCTATAAGTATCGCCGCGAGTATGCAAATGGACCCAAAACCCTTTATTTTGTCGGTGCTATTTGCTTCTAATTTTAGTTTTTTTACTCCCGTTGGTTACCAAACCAATACCATAATTTATGGAATGGGAATTTATCGCTTCAGGCACTTTTTTATCATTGGCGGTATCGTTTCCCTGGTACTTTGGGTTACTGCCTCCCTCCTGCTTTCCGCTAGTTTATAA